One stretch of Anolis carolinensis isolate JA03-04 chromosome 3, rAnoCar3.1.pri, whole genome shotgun sequence DNA includes these proteins:
- the ing1 gene encoding inhibitor of growth protein 1, translating to MKMLNPANGGEQLHLANYVEDYMDSIESLPFDLQRNVSLMREIDAKYQEILKELDDYYEKFKRETDAVQKRRVLHCIQRSLIRSQELGDEKIQIVSQMVELVENRTRQLDSHGELFETCQETNDTTGNSGKANQDKSKNETIIQAEKPNNKRSRRQRNNENRENASNNHDHDDITSGTPKEKKAKTSKKKKRSKAKAEREASPADLPIDPNEPTYCLCNQVSYGEMIGCDNDECPIEWFHFSCVGLNHKPKGKWYCPKCRGENEKTMDKALEKSKKERAYNR from the exons ATGAAAATGTTGAACCCTGCAAACGGTGGGGAGCAGCTCCATTTGGCCAACTATGTGGAAGATTACATGGACTCCATCGAATCCCTGCCCTTCGATCTGCAGAGAAACGTCTCCCTGATGAGGGAAATCGACGCCAAATACCAAG AGATCCTCAAAGAACTGGATGATTATTATGAAAAATTCAAACGAGAGACTGATGCAGTACAAAAGAGAAGGGTTTTGCACTGTATACAGAGATCGTTGATCCGAAGTCAGGAACTGGGGGATGAAAAGATTCAGATTGTCAGCCAAATGGTAGAACTGGTGGAGAACAGAACTAGGCAACTTGACAGTCATGGAGAACTGTTTGAGACTTGCCAAGAGACAAATGACACCACTGGAAACAGTGGCAAGGCTAATCAAGACAAGTCAAAGAACGAGACAATCATTCAGGCCGAGAAGCCAAACAACAAAAGATCCAGGAGGCAAAGAAATAATGAGAACCGTGAGAATGCTTCTAATAATCATGATCATGACGATATCACCTCAGGAACTCCAAAGGAAAAGAAAGCGAAAACCTCCAAGAAAAAGAAGAGGTCTAAAGCCAAAGCAGAGAGGGAggcttccccagcagatctcCCTATCGACCCCAATGAGCCGACTTACTGTCTCTGTAACCAGGTCTCCTATGGAGAAATGATAGGCTGTGATAACGACGAGTGCCCAATCGAATGGTTTCACTTCTCATGTGTGGGACTCAATCATAAACCAAAGGGCAAGTGGTACTGTCCCAAATGTAGAGGAGAAAATGAGAAAACGATGGACAAAGCACTGGAAAAATCTAAAAAAGAAAGGGCTTACAACAGGTAG